From the Hemicordylus capensis ecotype Gifberg chromosome 1, rHemCap1.1.pri, whole genome shotgun sequence genome, the window CTCCTAAGCAGCGAGTTCCTTAATTATATAATAAGTAAGAACAATGTAAATAACTGTCATCTTTAACGGTATCTAAATGAAACATCATGTGCCAGAGAAATCTAGGCCGGGGACCGACTAGGACATGGGGTGCCCTACACTCTTATTGGCCTTTTTTATAGGCCGATTTTATGATGGCGTTTCTGAAAAGAGTCACTAGGGGCGTATGGCTCTGTTCGGATGTCATGAAGCCCCCGTAACGCTTGTCCTTGGGCGGGGCGTTCCACCGGAAGTGGCGCATCTTGTACGCAGTGCCATCTTTCTTGGCCTCTTCTGGAggctcctccgcctcctcctcaaACATGGCAGCTTCGCTGTTCTTCTTTTCCTCGGGGATCTCATATTCAGGGTAGTCCCATTCCCAGGCAAGGTCTCTTCTGACCTCCTGGGGATCACTCTCCGCTGACTCCTCTTCCACCCCGTTGGGGTAGACTTTGATGGGTCGCCTCTTCCGGCCTACGGGCTTCCCCCACCGGAAGTGCTCCATCGCATATGATCTTTTGCCTTCTTGCCTTTCCAGGTACCCCCGGTCACCTTCCCAAACATCTTGGGCTTCTGAAGAAGCAGGCGCTATTTCCCGGGAGGAGCCTCGGGGGAGATCTTCCCTCTTGGGGCCCAAGTCGCTGCTGTTGCTCTTCCCAAACCTGTTCCAGCGGAAATGGCTCATGACGTATTTCCGCACGTTCTTGGAGAGAGGCTGCAGGTGGCTTTCACCAGGATTCACAGGTGACTCTTGGGAGAGGGCCGCTCGGCAGGCCTTGATGCATTCCTGCAATGGGGAAAAGGGACAGGCCAGGAGACATTACAGGTCGCCAAGGGCCTCTGTGCATCCAAGCAGACCTGCCAGCTCCAAGGAGGGGGGCccgccctccctctctcctcaccTGAATTCCTCTTAGTGGttgccagcagtgttccctgcaccagggatttccagacgttgttgactacaatgcccagcatcctcagctgcaatggcctttggctggagattatgggatttgtagtcaacaatataagaacatgccctgctggatcaggcccaaggcccatccagttcagcaccctgtttcacccagaggcccaccagatacctcggagaagctcacaggcaagaggggagggcctgccctctctcccgctgttgctcccctgcaactggtatgtagaaGCATCTTactgctgaggctggaggtggcctatagccataaagattagtagccatcgatagacctgtcctccatgaatttgtccaagccccttttaaagccacccacgCTAGGATTTTCCAAGCTAAttctctgtggcagagaattccataggttattgattgattgatcgattggatttatataccgcctagtataaaaatctctaggcggtgtacagaattaaaatataaaacatatttacaattcataaaaagataaaaccataatagataaaaacacattaataacacattcattttgttttttaaaaaatgtgctgtgtgaaaaaatacttccttttgttggtccactgggaacccctgttacaggggacagtGTTTGCCAGCAAAGACCAGTTTCGCAGGCAGCTCAGTTCATCTGCTGGCTTTGCTAGATCTCAGCTCACTTGCCGGTACTTTACGATAACTGCAGTGCCTGACCAGCTGAATCATCCCTTCTTAGCCTTGACCCACTCATGCCTCGGCCCTTCATTGAGGCCTTAAATAGCAAACTAAACCCACAGGCTGACGTCCAGACTAACATGACACCAGAGCAATTACACTGGACTGGCTAGTTCTACCGGGCCAGGAGCTTGTGTTCTAGGCATGTGCATCCCTGGTGCAACAGGGTATGCTTGCACAACCCATGGCACGCCTCCCACtgagaaacctcttccttgctCCACCTATGGTGCAAGGAATGACGCAAAGCTCCCCACCTTGTGCGAGCACAACACATGGACATGAGACCAAGGCCACAAGTGATTGCACAACCTTGAGCATCCACTCAACATCGCAACCTTCCTGTGTGGGTGTGCATTTTTGTCCATTGCActaatgcagcattagtctggttATCTACCAAGCTGTGCAGATTGTAAGTTCCTTGGGGCAAGGAGCAATCTGGTAGGAGCTACAACTTGGGGTAAATGGTTCCTCCCAAAAGTGGCAGTGCTACAAACCTCCCACCACACTTTCTTGGTTTCTTTTGCCCCGACTTCCTCCTCGCTGCTCTATCAGTAGAAGCCCCTTCTATCAGCCATTATAGCCAAACAGAGCTTCCATGTTCCAGTGCAGTATCACCCAGAATACCCAATGCTGGGAACAAACATCAGGGAATCCTGTTTCCCTCCATCCTACTGGTGGGCATCCCACATGCATTTCActagcatggtctaagggcatacgatgcagccactctgctgaaactaagcaggtttTAGTGTggccagtgtctggatgggagatcCATCGATGCCATCTTCagggatgaggccgtagctcaatAGTGGAATGTCTggtttgcatgccaaaggtcccaggttcagtcctttggtggcatctccaggtaggccgggaaagactcttgtctgaaaccctggacagacgctgcctgtcagagtagacaatactgaactagagggaaccaaaggtctgactctataaggcagcttcctttgttcccatGCACCAGTGGCACAGCAACGTTGGGGGTGGCCCCGTGCTCTCATGTTTTGGTCGCCATTGCTGTGGCCAGCCGTCCCACTGCAGCTCCCCCTTCTGCTCCCCCCCTACACACCATGGCTG encodes:
- the POMC gene encoding pro-opiomelanocortin isoform X2, whose protein sequence is MCVCVCGIKRDWGCSADLAEAEGREREREVPREEGSETTQHSHSPSLKMLTPQWGSLWVILGVLLFHSVGGILRHCQESGWCRDMDTEAEVMECIKACRAALSQESPVNPGESHLQPLSKNVRKYVMSHFRWNRFGKSNSSDLGPKREDLPRGSSREIAPASSEAQDVWEGDRGYLERQEGKRSYAMEHFRWGKPVGRKRRPIKVYPNGVEEESAESDPQEVRRDLAWEWDYPEYEIPEEKKNSEAAMFEEEAEEPPEEAKKDGTAYKMRHFRWNAPPKDKRYGGFMTSEQSHTPLVTLFRNAIIKSAYKKGQ
- the POMC gene encoding pro-opiomelanocortin isoform X1, with the protein product MLTPQWGSLWVILGVLLFHSVGGILRHCQESGWCRDMDTEAEVMECIKACRAALSQESPVNPGESHLQPLSKNVRKYVMSHFRWNRFGKSNSSDLGPKREDLPRGSSREIAPASSEAQDVWEGDRGYLERQEGKRSYAMEHFRWGKPVGRKRRPIKVYPNGVEEESAESDPQEVRRDLAWEWDYPEYEIPEEKKNSEAAMFEEEAEEPPEEAKKDGTAYKMRHFRWNAPPKDKRYGGFMTSEQSHTPLVTLFRNAIIKSAYKKGQ